In one Populus nigra chromosome 12, ddPopNigr1.1, whole genome shotgun sequence genomic region, the following are encoded:
- the LOC133669381 gene encoding pentatricopeptide repeat-containing protein At1g56690, mitochondrial-like, giving the protein MRFRLIPNRSYFSSSAAITQCQISYFARLGQIERARNIFDDLQSKTVTSWNAIVAGYFHNKRPGEAQKLFDKMPERNTISWNGLVSGYVKNGMISEARKVFDKMPERNVVSWTSMVRGYVQEGLINEAELLFWRMPEKNVVSWTVMLGGLIEDGRVDEARRLFDMIPVKDVVASTNMIGGLCSEGRLSEAREIFDEMPQRNVVAWTSMISGYAMNNKVDVARKLFEVMPDKNEVTWTAMLKGYTRSGRINEAAELFKAMPVKPVAACNEMIMGFGLNGEVGKARWVFDQMKEKDDGTWSALIKIYERKGFELEALALFSLMQREGVRPNFPSIISILSVCGSLASLDHGRQVHSQLVRSHFDLDIYVSSVLITMYIKCGDLVTGKRVFDRFSSKDIVMWNSIIAGYAQHGFGEKALEVFHEMFSSGAAPDEITFIGVLSACGYTGKVKEGLEIFESMKSKYQVDQKTEHYACMVDLLGRAGKLNEAMNLIENMPVEADAIVWGALLSACRTHKNLDLAEIAAKKLLQLEPSSAGPYILLSNLYASQSRWKDVAELRKTMRARNVSKSPGCSWIEVDNKVHMFTGGGSASHPEHEMIMKKLEKLGASLREAGYCPDGSFVMHDVDEEDKVHSLRHHSEKMAVAYGLLKVPVGKPIRVMKNLRVCGDCHSAIKLIAQVTGREIILRDANRFHHFKDGLCSCRDFW; this is encoded by the coding sequence ATGCGGTTCCGTTTGATTCCAAATAGAAGTTATTTTTCAAGCTCTGCTGCAATAACCCAATGTCAAATTTCCTATTTTGCACGTCTTGGCCAAATAGAAAGAGCTCGAAATATATTTGATGATTTACAAAGCAAAACAGTTACTTCTTGGAATGCAATTGTGGCTGGTTACTTTCATAACAAACGGCCAGGTGAAGCCCAGAAACTGTTTGATAAAATGCCTGAGAGAAATACGATTTCTTGGAATGGTTTGGTTTCCGGGTACGTTAAGAATGGAATGATTTCTGAAGCGAGAAAAGTGTTTGATAAAATGCCTGAGAGGAATGTGGTTTCATGGACCTCGATGGTTAGAGGGTATGTGCAAGAGGGATTGATAAATGAGGCTGAATTATTGTTTTGGAGAATGCCGGAAAAAAATGTCGTTTCTTGGACTGTGATGTTGGGCGGTTTGATTGAAGATGGACGTGTTGACGAGGCTAGACGGCTTTTTGATATGATTCCAGTGAAGGATGTTGTTGCTAGCACTAATATGATTGGTGGATTGTGTTCGGAAGGAAGGTTGAGCGAGGCAAGAGAAATTTTTGACGAGATGCCTCAAAGGAATGTGGTTGCTTGGACTAGTATGATTAGTGGGTATGCAATGAATAATAAGGTGGATGTGGCTAGGAAGTTGTTTGAAGTAATGCCGGATAAGAATGAGGTGACATGGACAGCAATGTTGAAGGGGTATACGAGGAGTGGTAGGATTAATGAGGCTGCTGAACTTTTTAAGGCAATGCCTGTTAAACCAGTTGCTGCTTGTAATGAGATGATCATGGGGTTTGGATTGAATGGGGAGGTGGGGAAAGCGAGGTGGGTGTTTGATCaaatgaaggagaaggatgaTGGGACATGGAGTGCGTTGATCAAGATTTATGAGAGAAAAGGATTTGAATTGGAAGCGCTTGCTTTATTTAGTTTGATGCAAAGGGAAGGGGTCAGGCCAAATTTCCCATCCATCATAAGTATTCTTTCCGTTTGTGGTAGCTTGGCAAGTCTTGATCATGGTAGACAGGTTCATTCACAGTTGGTAAGATCCCACTTTGATTTAGACATATACGTCTCTTCAGTTTTGATCACGATGTATATCAAGTGTGGTGATCTTGTGACAGGAAAAAGGGTGTTTGATAGGTTCTCTTCAAAGGATATTGTCATGTGGAATTCCATTATTGCTGGTTATGCGCAGCATGGTTTTGGAGAGAAAGCCTTGGAAGTTTTCCATGAGATGTTCTCTTCAGGTGCTGCACCTGATGAAATTACCTTTATTGGAGTTCTCTCAGCTTGTGGTTACACCGGGAAGGTTAAAGAAGGGCTTGAAATTTTTGAGTCaatgaaatcaaaatatcaaGTGGATCAAAAAACTGAACATTATGCTTGCATGGTTGATCTGCTTGGCCGAGCAGGGAAGCTAAATGAGGCAatgaatttgattgaaaatatgcCTGTGGAAGCAGATGCTATTGTTTGGGGTGCTTTATTAAGTGCATGCAGAACCCATAAGAATTTGGATTTGGCTGAAATTGCGGCAAAGAAACTTCTACAGCTTGAGCCTAGCAGTGCTGGGCCTTACATCCTGCTATCAAACCTCTATGCATCCCAAAGCAGATGGAAAGATGTTGCAGAACTGAGAAAAACAATGAGAGCAAGGAATGTGAGCAAATCACCTGGCTGTAGTTGGATTGAAGTGGACAATAAAGTGCACATGTTCACTGGGGGAGGCAGCGCAAGCCATCCTGAGCAtgaaatgataatgaaaaagTTGGAAAAATTAGGTGCATCTTTAAGGGAAGCTGGATATTGTCCTGATGGTAGTTTTGTGATGCATGATGTAGATGAAGAAGATAAAGTGCACAGCTTACGGCACCACAGTGAGAAAATGGCTGTTGCATATGGACTTCTGAAAGTGCCAGTAGGGAAGCCTATTCGTGTGATGAAAAATCTCCGAGTCTGTGGGGATTGCCATTCGGCAATTAAATTAATAGCTCAAGTAACTGGGAGAGAGATTATTTTGAGGGATGCTAATAGATTCCATCACTTCAAGGATGGCTTGTGTTCTTGCAGAGACTTCTGGTAA
- the LOC133670079 gene encoding inactive glucose-6-phosphate 1-dehydrogenase 4, chloroplastic isoform X1, protein MSLSFPALSIPSWDSSTSRPIPQCSSSLNVSAGSLQVVTKNSGGGAGLCRSFCGLKLWVIERFNLWKKNREFGPLKEFMTIKNQSLPDDSAEETKRLSKSEESSLHELQADPFTNVLPSRSHSLNYATEGGRGPSLCIAVIGATGELARAKIFPALFALYYSGFLPEDVVIFGYSRKDLTDEDLRSIIASTLTCRIDHQQNCGDKMEAFLSKTYYLNGGYDNCVGMSKLNARIEQIEGGSKANRIFYLSVPQEALLDVASCLADNAQTHKGWNRIIIEKPFGFDALSSQQFTKSLLSKFEEKQLYRIDHLLGRNLIENLTVLRFSNLVFEPLWSRTYIRNIQIILSEDLHSQTRRYFDGYGIIRDIVHSHILQTIALLAMEPPISLDGEDIRNEKVKVLRSIRRLDPSDVILGQYKSTSGDKVNLNNLTPTFFAAALYIDNARWDGVPFLIKTGLGLIKHRVEIRINFHNVPGNLYRERLGHNVDLATNELILSDAPDEAILVKINNKIPGLGLQLDASELNLLYKDKYSAEVPDSYEHLLLDVIDGDNHLFMRSDELAAAWNILTPILQEVDKNRATPELYEVGGRGPIGPYYLYAKHGVRWIDD, encoded by the exons ATGTCACTTTCTTTTCCAGCTTTATCAATACCCTCTTGGGATTCTTCAACTTCTAGACCCATTCCTCAATGCTCAAGTTCTCTTAATGTCTCTGCTGGTAGCTTGCAG GTGGTGACAAAGAATTCTGGAGGAGGTGCTGGTTTATGTAGAAGTTTTTGTGGATTAAAGCTATGGGTGATTGAAAGATTCAATCTTTGGAAAAAGAATAGGGAGTTTGGACCTTTGAAGGAGTTCATGACTATTAAGAATCAAAGTTTGCCAGATG ATTCTGCTGAAGAGACTAAAAGACTTTCGAAATCTGAAGAAAGTTCATTGCACGAGCTTCAAGCTGATCCCTTCACAAATGTGCTGCCTTCACGAAGTCATTCCTTGAATTATGCGACCGAGGGTGGTAGAGGGCCTTCTCTCTGCATTGCAGTTATTGGAGCTACTGGTGAGCTTGCAAGGGCGAAGATTTTTCCAGCATTATTTGCTCTGTATTATAGTGGCTTTCTACCTGAG GATGTTGTCATCTTTGGTTATTCAAGAAAGGATTTGACAGACGAAGATCTGAGATCCATTATAGCTTCAACATTGACTTGTCGCATTGATCATCA ACAGAACTGTGGTGACAAAATGGAGGCTTTTCTTAGCAAAACTTATTATCTCAATGGAGGTTATGATAACTGTGTCGGGATGTCAAAGCTAAATGCCAGAATTGAGCAAATTGAG GGGGGATCTAAAGCAAACAGGATATTCTACCTATCTGTGCCACAAGAAGCACTTCTTGATGTTGCATCCTGTCTAGCTGATAATGCCCAAACTCATAAGGGCTGGAATCGGATAATAATTGAGAAACCTTTTGGGTTTGATGCACTGTCTTCTCAACAATTCACAAAGTCTCTTCTCTCTAAGTTTGAGGAGAAGCAGTTATACAG GATAGATCATCTTTTAGGAAGGAACCTCATTGAGAACCTCACAGTGTTAAGGTTCTCTAATCTGGTCTTTGAGCCATTATGGAGCCGAACTTATATACGCAATATACAG ATCATTTTGTCAGAAGACTTACACTCGCAGACAAGAAG GTATTTTGATGGTTATGGGATCATTAGGGACATAGTGCACAGCCATATACTTCAGACAATAGCATTACTTGCCATGGAGCCACCAATAAGTCTTGATGGAGAAGATATTAGAAATGAAAAG GTCAAGGTTCTAAGATCAATCCGCAGATTGGATCCTAGTGATGTCATTCTTGGTCAATATAAATCTACTTCTGGAGACAAAGTAAATTTAAACAATTTGACACCAACCTTCTTCGCTGCTGCGTTATACATCGATAATGCACGCTGGGATGGTGTgccttttctaattaaaactgGCCTGGGACTCATCAAACACAG AGTGGAGATACGTATAAATTTCCATAATGTCCCAGGAAACCTTTATCGTGAACGCCTTGGGCATAACGTTGATCTGGCTACTAATGAGCTGATTCTGAGTGATGCACCTGATGAAGCTATCCTGGTCAAGATTAATAATAAGATTCCAGGACTAGGCTTGCAGTTGGATGCTTCTGAACTTAACTTGCTCTATAAGGACAA GTATAGTGCGGAGGTGCCCGATTCATATGAGCATCTTCTTCTTGATGTCATTGATGGAGACAACCATCTCTTCATGAGAAGCGATGAGCTTGCAGCTGCATGGAATATTTTAACTCCAATTCTACAGGAAGTAGACAAGAACCGTGCAACACCAGAACTATATGAAGTGGGAGGTAGAGGTCCAATTGGACCGTATTATCTTTATGCAAAACATGGGGTTCGGTGGATAGACGACTGA
- the LOC133670079 gene encoding inactive glucose-6-phosphate 1-dehydrogenase 4, chloroplastic isoform X2 yields the protein MSLSFPALSIPSWDSSTSRPIPQCSSSLNVSAGSLQVVTKNSGGGAGLCRSFCGLKLWVIERFNLWKKNREFGPLKEFMTIKNQSLPDVIGATGELARAKIFPALFALYYSGFLPEDVVIFGYSRKDLTDEDLRSIIASTLTCRIDHQQNCGDKMEAFLSKTYYLNGGYDNCVGMSKLNARIEQIEGGSKANRIFYLSVPQEALLDVASCLADNAQTHKGWNRIIIEKPFGFDALSSQQFTKSLLSKFEEKQLYRIDHLLGRNLIENLTVLRFSNLVFEPLWSRTYIRNIQIILSEDLHSQTRRYFDGYGIIRDIVHSHILQTIALLAMEPPISLDGEDIRNEKVKVLRSIRRLDPSDVILGQYKSTSGDKVNLNNLTPTFFAAALYIDNARWDGVPFLIKTGLGLIKHRVEIRINFHNVPGNLYRERLGHNVDLATNELILSDAPDEAILVKINNKIPGLGLQLDASELNLLYKDKYSAEVPDSYEHLLLDVIDGDNHLFMRSDELAAAWNILTPILQEVDKNRATPELYEVGGRGPIGPYYLYAKHGVRWIDD from the exons ATGTCACTTTCTTTTCCAGCTTTATCAATACCCTCTTGGGATTCTTCAACTTCTAGACCCATTCCTCAATGCTCAAGTTCTCTTAATGTCTCTGCTGGTAGCTTGCAG GTGGTGACAAAGAATTCTGGAGGAGGTGCTGGTTTATGTAGAAGTTTTTGTGGATTAAAGCTATGGGTGATTGAAAGATTCAATCTTTGGAAAAAGAATAGGGAGTTTGGACCTTTGAAGGAGTTCATGACTATTAAGAATCAAAGTTTGCCAGATG TTATTGGAGCTACTGGTGAGCTTGCAAGGGCGAAGATTTTTCCAGCATTATTTGCTCTGTATTATAGTGGCTTTCTACCTGAG GATGTTGTCATCTTTGGTTATTCAAGAAAGGATTTGACAGACGAAGATCTGAGATCCATTATAGCTTCAACATTGACTTGTCGCATTGATCATCA ACAGAACTGTGGTGACAAAATGGAGGCTTTTCTTAGCAAAACTTATTATCTCAATGGAGGTTATGATAACTGTGTCGGGATGTCAAAGCTAAATGCCAGAATTGAGCAAATTGAG GGGGGATCTAAAGCAAACAGGATATTCTACCTATCTGTGCCACAAGAAGCACTTCTTGATGTTGCATCCTGTCTAGCTGATAATGCCCAAACTCATAAGGGCTGGAATCGGATAATAATTGAGAAACCTTTTGGGTTTGATGCACTGTCTTCTCAACAATTCACAAAGTCTCTTCTCTCTAAGTTTGAGGAGAAGCAGTTATACAG GATAGATCATCTTTTAGGAAGGAACCTCATTGAGAACCTCACAGTGTTAAGGTTCTCTAATCTGGTCTTTGAGCCATTATGGAGCCGAACTTATATACGCAATATACAG ATCATTTTGTCAGAAGACTTACACTCGCAGACAAGAAG GTATTTTGATGGTTATGGGATCATTAGGGACATAGTGCACAGCCATATACTTCAGACAATAGCATTACTTGCCATGGAGCCACCAATAAGTCTTGATGGAGAAGATATTAGAAATGAAAAG GTCAAGGTTCTAAGATCAATCCGCAGATTGGATCCTAGTGATGTCATTCTTGGTCAATATAAATCTACTTCTGGAGACAAAGTAAATTTAAACAATTTGACACCAACCTTCTTCGCTGCTGCGTTATACATCGATAATGCACGCTGGGATGGTGTgccttttctaattaaaactgGCCTGGGACTCATCAAACACAG AGTGGAGATACGTATAAATTTCCATAATGTCCCAGGAAACCTTTATCGTGAACGCCTTGGGCATAACGTTGATCTGGCTACTAATGAGCTGATTCTGAGTGATGCACCTGATGAAGCTATCCTGGTCAAGATTAATAATAAGATTCCAGGACTAGGCTTGCAGTTGGATGCTTCTGAACTTAACTTGCTCTATAAGGACAA GTATAGTGCGGAGGTGCCCGATTCATATGAGCATCTTCTTCTTGATGTCATTGATGGAGACAACCATCTCTTCATGAGAAGCGATGAGCTTGCAGCTGCATGGAATATTTTAACTCCAATTCTACAGGAAGTAGACAAGAACCGTGCAACACCAGAACTATATGAAGTGGGAGGTAGAGGTCCAATTGGACCGTATTATCTTTATGCAAAACATGGGGTTCGGTGGATAGACGACTGA
- the LOC133669842 gene encoding protein NIM1-INTERACTING 3: MERETKKRKMECIAEQEREKEDEDEEKMEKFFALLRRNKEMHDHIRRNSNGIFKEREEIKKAEEERVIVRWNPSFQPEDFSEDGKDSSGQVAGPSKRKHEEKKDKGEEGTDLDLKLSL; the protein is encoded by the coding sequence ATGGAGAGGGAGACAAAGAAGAGGAAGATGGAGTGTATTGCAgaacaagaaagagagaaagaagatgaagatgaagagaagATGGAGAAGTTCTTTGCCTTGCTGAGACGCAACAAAGAAATGCATGATCATATAAGAAGAAACTCAAATGGAATatttaaagagagagaggagatcaAGAAAGCGGAAGAAGAGAGAGTCATTGTGCGTTGGAATCCATCATTTCAGCCAGAAGATTTCTCGGAGGATGGCAAGGATAGTAGTGGTCAGGTAGCTGGTCCTTCCAAGAGAAAGCATGAAGAGAAGAAGGATAAGGGAGAAGAAGGCACTGACTTGGACCTAAAGCTTTCATTGTAG